From the genome of Aquiluna borgnonia:
AGAAGGTGGCTGGCTCGAGCGAGCATTAGAAATTGAAGCGCTCCTTTACTCAAGATTGAATGATCTGAAGTCATCGCACCCCGTTATCGGCGATGTAAGAGGCAAGGGTGCAATGGTTGCCATTGAACTGGTGGAACCCGGCACCAAGAAGCCAAATCCCCCTGCCGTAGAGGCTTTGGTGAAGCACTGCCACGAGAATGGTGTGCTAATCCTGAATGCCGGAACCTACAACAACGTGATTCGGTTCCTTCCTCCACTCGCCATCACTGATGAGCTGCTTACAGATGCTCTAGATGTGCTCGCTGCCGGTTTGGCAAAGTTGGCATAAACCCCTTAGTGTGGCTGAAGGGGCTCAGATGAGCCCCTTTTTGGAATCAAGTCAGAATCGAAGGTGATTCATCGTGCAGGCCTACGGCGACAGAGAGCGCCTAGACAACCTTTTTAGGGAAGAGAACAACCGCTACATCCTCACCCACCCGGCATCTCGTGAGAACCATGAGAAGGCCCTGGGTCCAATGGTTGAGGGCGTTCCGATGATCTGGATGTCCAAGTGGCCAGGACCATATCCTGTCTACGTGGAGCACGCCAAGGGCGCTCACTTCACCGACGTGGATGGCAACATGTACACCGACTTCTGCCTTGGTGACACCGGCGCAATGTGCGGACACGCTCCAGACCCAACCGTCAAGGCTGTTCAGAACCAGATTGCCAAGGGTTCGACTTTTATGCTTCCCACCGAGGATGCAATTGCCTCAGCAAGTTTGCTGGCCGAGCGCTTCGGTCTGCCGAAGTGGCAGTTCACCCTCAGTGCAACTGATGCCAACCGTCACATGCTTCGCTACTCCAGGCACGTCACTGGACGTTCCAAGATTGCAATCCACGACTACTGCTACCACGGCACCGTCGACGAAACATTTGCCGTGATGGACGATGCGGGAAACACAGTTCCCCGCAGGGACAACGTTGGAAAGCCGATCGACCTCAAAGAAACCACGGTGGTAATTCCATTCAACGACCTTGAGGCGGCTGAACGGGCTTTCGCAACCGGTGAGGTGGCGGCCATGCTTATGGAGCCGGCCCTCACCAATATCGGCATTGTGCTCCCCCAGCCCGGATACCTCGAGGGCATGCAGGAGCTGTGCCTGAAGTACGACGTGATTTGGATTCTGGATGAAACCCACACCATCTCGGCTGGCCCCGGAGGTATGACCAGGAAGTACAACCTTCAGCCAGACGCTGTAGTTCTCGGCAAAACAATTGGCGGTGGAGTACCGGTTGGTGCATTTGGCCTGACCCAGGAATTGGCGATGCGAATTGCGACCTCTACGAACCTGGAGTCGATCGACATTGGAGGCGTTGGTGGCACACTGGCAGGAAACGCTTTGTCCATGGCAGCGGTGAGGGCAACCCTCTCAGAGGTTTTGACCCCGAAAGCTTTCGAGCGAATGGAAAAACTTGCCGAGCTGTGGGTTGCAAATGTTCAGCAGGTAATTGATGAGTTCGAACTGCCCTGGCAGGTTTCAAGAATTGGTTGCCGCGGCGAGTACAGCTTCCGAGCTACCGCTCCGATCACCGGCCGAGAGGCAGCCGATGCTGATGACTTTGAATTGCAGCAGTACCTGCAGCTTCACGCCATTAACCGCGGCATCCTGATGACTCCCTTCCACAACATGGCCTTGATGTCACCGGCTACAGATGAGGAAGATGTTGCTCATCACCACGCGCACTTCCGCGAGGCAGTCGAAGCTCTATACAGGGACTAGGAACGAAGCTTTTTAGCTCTCAGGCTTGCCCTGACCTGCACCACCATCACGATTGCGATCGCAATGATGAACACCAGCGAGCCAATCACGTTAGCCTCCGGTGGGATGCCCCTGGCTGCTGCGGTGTAGACGAACTTGGGGAAAGTGGTCTCGGGTCCTGAGTTGAATTGCGTGATGATGAAATCATCAAAGCTGAGCGCGAACGAGAGCATCGCCGCTGCCATGATTCCAGGCAGCAGCAATGGGAAAGTTATTCTCCAAAAAACCTGTCTGGCATTGGCGTAGAGGTCGCGTCCGGCCTCTTCAAGTCTTGGGTCAAGCGTGGCAACTCTCGCCTTGACCGTAACCACCACAAAGCTAAGGGTGAACATCACGTGAGCAACCACGATGGTCCAAAAACCTTTTGAGATCCCAACGTTCAGGAACTGAGCAGCCAAGCCAGCTCCCATGACAACCTCTGGGGTTGCCATCGGCAAAAACAGCAGGAGGTTGGTGGCGGCGCGCCCCTTGAATTTATAGCGTCCCAGTGCAATTGCGATGGCAGTACCCAGGGCGGTGGAAATTAGTGTGGAAATGATTGCAATGGCAACAGAATTTCCAAACGCCTCACAGACCACCGGCTGGTCGCACATGTTTAGCCAGTTGTCGAAGGTGAACTCTTTCCAGACAATGTTGGACTTCTCCACCTTGTTGAAGGAGAAAACAAAGGTGTAGGCGATCGGAATGAGGGTGAAAATAAATGCCAGTGCAACGTAAGTCGGCAGTAGGTACTTCCCCAGCGAAAACTTCACAGCAGGTCCTCTGTTCCACTCTTGCGGACATACATCGAGACCAAGATCACAATTGCTGCCATCAGCATTACTGACAGAGCTGAAGCCGTTGGGTAATCCTGAATGCGGAAGAAGTTTGCCTCAACTACGTTTCCAATCATGGCGGTGTCGCTGCCTCCGAGGAAGTCGCGAGAGGCCGAGACGTAGTCTCCGGAAATTGGGATGAAGGTCAGCAGGGTTCCTGAAATCACACCTGGGAGTGAGAGCGGGAAGGTTATCTTCCAGAAGGTCTTGGCAGGGTTTGCATAGAGGTCTGCTCCGGCCTCGACCAACCTGATGTCCAGGCGCTCAAGTGAGGTGTAGATCGGTAGGGTCATAAATGGGATGAAGTTGTAGGTGAGACCAGCGATCACGGCAAAGTCGGTTCCAATGATGTACTGCCCCTCGGCCAACAAACCTAGCGATGAGATGAACTGTGTCACCGGTGACTCATTGGAAAAGATTTGCTTCCAAGCGAAGGTCCTCAGCAAAAAGCTGATGAAGAACGGAGCGATGACAAGGGTCAGTAGCAGTGCCTGCAGCAGTGGCTTATTTCTGGCTTTCACACCGATGAAGTAGGCAATTGGGTAGCTGATCAGAAGGGCCATTAGGGTTGCGACCAGCGCGTAGGCAAAGCTGCGCAGGATTTGCGGCAAATACTGGTCCACGGCATAGGCATAATTTGAAATTTGCACCGCGTAGTCATACATCCCGATTTCCCCGGTCATCGAGGCAGTCTTAAGCGAGGTGATAACCAGCGAAACAAAAGGCGTCAGGAAGAACAGCCCCAGGTAAATCATTCCGGGGGCCAGCAGAATAAACGCAACCCTAGAAGAGTTTGTTAGTTCAGTCTTCTTTGCCGATGAACCCTGACCCAGCGCTACAAATGCCAAGGCCTACTCCTCGTCGTTATCTGCCTTGAGTGGCAGATCGCTCAGACCAAAGGCGTGCTCAACCTTCCAGCTGACCCAGACGTGCGCACCGAGTTCTACAACCGGGCTCTTGCCCACGTTCTGGGCAAATACCGTGATGTCACCAAATCCAGGAACGTCAATGAGGTACTGGTTTGAAACACCGGTGAAACGGATGTCGATAATCTCCCCGGGTCCAACCAGGTTGTGGTCAGAGTTTAGATCTGGCTTCTCCTCGTGGAAGGTCGCCTTCTCAGGACGAACTCCAAGCGCTACCTTTCCGGAGTGCTTTTCACTGCGAGCCTTGGGGGCTGCGATGCGCTGGCCGTTGCAGCTAATCGAAATGGTGTTCGAGTTTTCCTCAACCACCTCGCCGACAAAAATGTTGGACTGCCCTAGGAACCTTGCAACGAATGCGGTTTTTGGCCGGTCGTAAAGGGCTTCTGGAGCGCCCATCTGCTCAATCTGACCGCGATTCATTACCGCTACGGTGTCGGCCATATCCATGGCCTCCTCCTGGTCGTGAGTGACGTGCAGGAAGGTAAGGCCGACTTCCATTTGGATTGCCTTGAGCTCAACCTGCATTTGCCTGCGAAGCTTCAGGTCCAGCGCTCCCAGAGGCTCATCAAGAAGGAGCAGGGCTGGGCGATTCACCAGGGCGCGGGCCAAAGCCACCCGCTGCTGCTGACCTCCGGAGAGTTGCTGAGGCTTGCGCTGAGCTAGATGCTCTAGCTCGACTAGGGCGAGCGACTCGGTGGCCTTCTTGAGAGGCTCCGCGACCTTGCGCTGACGAAGGCCGAAGGCCACGTTCTCCAAAATCGTCATGTGCGGGAAAAGCGCGTAATTCTGAAAAACGGTGTTGACCGGGCGCTCGTGAGGCTTGGTGGCGGTAACGTCCTTGCCACCGATTAGTACTCGACCTGAGGTTGGTTCCTCTAAGCCGGCAACAATACGAAGCGTTGTAGTTTTTCCGCAACCCGAAGGCCCCAGCAGGGCGAAGAACTCGCCCGCTGGGATCTTCAGATCGAGATTTTCAATTGCCGTAAAGCCGGGGAATTCCTTGCGGATTCCTACCAGCTCTAGGTCCTGACCCCTGGCTACGAAGTCAGTCGCCACCTATGCGCCCAGCAATACGTTTTGCCACGCGGTAGCGAAGCGCTGCTCCTCCTGGCCGGTTAGGGCGCGGAAGGTGTGAACATTCGCCAGGAACTCCTCCGATGGGAAGATCAGTGGGTTCTCGGCCAGCTCAGGGTCGAGCTTCATCATCTCTTCCTTGGCGCCAACCACTGGAGTTACGTAGTTCACGTAGGCAGCGAGCTCCGCGGCGTTCACTGGGTCGTAGTAGTAGTTGATTAGAGCTTCTGCGTTCTTCTTGTGAGCCGATCCCATAGGAACCACAAAGGTGTCAGCGGAGATGGTTGAACCAGTGTCTGGAATAACAAATCCGAAGCGATCTTCCTCAACCTCGAAGTTCAAAATCGTGGTGTCTCCAGACCAAGCAAGGGCCACGATGATGTTGCCGTTTACCAGGTCCTCACCGTAGGAGTTGCCCTTGATGTTGAAGATTTGACCGGATGAAACCTGAGCCGCGATGAACTCTACAGCTGCGTTGAATGCATCCTCGGTCAGCGAGTTGGGGTCGGTGATGTCAACGCCCTGGCTCAGCAGGGTTAGACCAACCGAGTCGCGCATTTCCGAAATCAGACCAACGCGGCCCTTCAGCTCTGGAGCCCAGACATCTGCAATCGAGGTTGGGGCATCCTTGCCGGTTGCCTCCTTGTACATCGCCTTGTTGTAGACGATGCCACCGATGATGCCCTGGTAGGGAACGCTCAAGGTGCGCTCTGGGTCGTTGGCGTTGCCGAGATAGGCAGGAGCCAAGTTGGCCACCTTGTTTGGCATGTTGGCGTTATCCATGGTCTGGAGGTAGCCCAGACCGATCATGCGGTCCGCCAACCAGTTGGTCGGGCAGGCAACGTCAAATCCTGGGTCGGTGCCAAGCGCTAGCTGGTCCTTTACCTTTGCGTACCAGGTGTCGTTGTCATCGATTTCCATCATGTACTCGACCTTGATGCCAGACTGCTCGGTGAAACGGTTCAGAGTTGGGTAGGAACCGTCATCCTCGCCATCCATGTAAAGCGGCCAGTTGTGCCAGACCAACACCTTCTCAGAGTCCGAAAGGTCTTCAGCAGGAGTAAGGGCACTCTCGGTACCGCTGGAACATGAGGCCAGAGTCAGAGCGGTTGCGGTTCCACCCAGGCCAAGTAGGGCTGCACGACGTGAAAGCATCTTGCTTCTTGCCATCTGCACTAGCTGACGCATCATTGGGTCTTGAGGAAGGCCTTGATTCATTTCAATCTCCTACTTTCCACCGATTCCTAGTCAGTGGTTCATTTACCTGATCATGGACTTAGCTAGCGGGGGCACCGAAGCAAGGGAAAGTTTGTCACAAAAACCCACCCCTTGGGACCATGAAACTTATTTTTTACCTTCAGTCTCCGATGTAGCTCATGACGTGCTTTAAGCGGGTGTAATCCTCGAAGCCGTAGTGGGAGAGATCTTTGCCGTATCCGGAGTGCTTAAAGCCACCGTGCGGCATCTCTGCAACCAGCGGAATGTGGGTGTTAATCCAGACCGCACCGAAGTCCAAGTGCTTTGCAAAGCGCATGGCCCTGGAGTGGTTTGATGTCCAAACCGATGAGGCCAACCCGTACTTGACATCGTTGGCCCACTTCAGTGCCTGGGCATCATCGGTGAACTTCTGAACGGTAATAACAGGTCCAAAAATCTCGTCCTGGATATGCTCATCGGTCTGTTTCAAACCTGAAAGCACGGTTGGCTCCATGAAGTAACCCTCGGTTCCAATCTGGTGGCCACCGGTTTCGATGCGAGCGTGATCTGGGAGGCGGTCAATGAATCCCTTTACCCGCTCAAGCTGGTTGACGTTATTTACCGGACCAAACAGGATGTCCTCTTCACTCGGCTTTCCGACCTTTGCCGATGCCTTGACTTCGGCAATCAGGTGGACCATGAACTCGTCATATGCCGATTCCTGAACCAGCAATCGAGTTGCCGCTGTGCAGTCTTGACCCGCATTGAAGAAGCCGGCGGCAACAATGCCCGCTGCTGCCTTGGCGAAATCTGCATCAGCAAAAACGATTACCGGTGCCTTGCCACCGAGCTCCAGGTGAACACGCTTGAGGTCATTAGCGGCAGACTTTGCCACCTCCATTCCGGCACGCACGCTACCGGTGATGGAAACCATCTGGGGAATGCCGTTTTCAATCATGGCTCGACCGGTGTCGCGGTTTCCGGTTACCACGTTGAACACTCCCGCTGGCAGGAACTCAGCTGCAATCTCAGCAAGCAGCAGGGTTGATGCTGGGGTCGTATCAGAAGGCTTCAGCACGATGGTGTTACCCGCTGCGATAGCCGGGGCAAACTTCCAAGTCGCCATGTTTAGCGGATAGTTCCAAGGGGTTACCTGACCAATCACACCAATGGGCTCGCGTCGGATCATTGAGGTGTGGTCACGAAGGTATTCTCCGGCCGAGCGCCCCTCGAGGTTTCTGGCAGCTCCAGCAAAGAAACGAATCTGGTCAACCGACGGCATGATCTCGTAGTCAACCAAGGTGCTCAGTGGCTTGCCGGTGTTCTCGGACTCAATCTCCGCGGCCTCTTTGGCGCGAGCCTCTAGGGCATCTGCAATTCGGAAAAGCGCGAGCTGGCGCTCGGAAGGTGTGGTTTGACCCCACTCCTCAAAAGCTTTTTGGGCCACCTCGAAGGCAGCGTTAACATCCTCGGCTGAGGACACTGCGGCGTGCGCATAGACCTGACCAGTAGACGGATTGATGACATCGCTGGTTTCGCCAGAGGCCGCAGCTACGCTCTGGCCGCCGATGAAATTCTTCAGTTGCTTGATTGACACAGCAATAACTCCTCGTTGAGCGGTTTAGGTTTTGACTCTAGACCGAAAAAGTGCTTTTCAACATCAAAATTTGCAAACTCAACCGATTTCGTGCTGTTGACTGAATTTTTCTTCGAATTTCTATGAGTTTGGACTGTCCCACACCATACTTGGAGCCATGTCAAGAATGCTAAGAACCAGGCAATCCCAACTCGATGAAGTGTCTAAGCAGATCATTGAGCAACTTCAGCAAGATGGCCGGCGCTCATATTCCGAAATAGGCAAGGTTGTAGGCCTTTCAGAGGCGGCAATCCGGCAGCGCGTGCAGAAACTTACGGAGTCGGGTGTTATGCAGGTTGTTGCCGTCACAGACCCGATGCGCCTTGGCTTTAAGCGCCAGGCCATGATTGGAATCAAGTGCATGGGAAACGCCACAGATGTCGCGGAGGCGCTGACCAAGTTTGCTTCGGTCGACTATGTCGTCCTGACCGCCGGCAGCTTTGATGTCCTGGCCGAAGTGGTCTGCGAGGACGATGAAGACCTGATTCAGCTCCTCAATTCGCAGATTAGAGCACTCCCAGGAGTAATCTCTTCTGAGACCTTCGTTTACCTGAAGCTGCACAAACAGTTTTACAGCTGGGGAACTCGCTAGGGAACCAATAACGACGTAGTTAGAAGTGATAGAGATGGCTAAAGAAAAAAGCCAGAAGAACCCGCTTGCCAAACTCTTTGGCGCGAAGTCCAAGCCTGGGAAATCAACCCGAGCACCTCTGGCTCTGCTAGAGGCAAAGGCCAAGGGAAAGACAATCTCCGATAAGGAGCTGCAACGCAGCGCTAAGGATCACCTTTGGTTGCACTTCACCCGCCACTCCCCCTTCCAGACCGGTGACATGCTCATAATCGAACGAGCCGAGGGTCACTACCTTTTCGACTCAAAGGGGAACCGTGTGATTGACGGTCTCAGCGGCCTATTTGCTGCCAATGCCGGCCATGGTCGCCAGGAGCTTGCCGATGCAGCGGCGAAGCAGATGGTTCAGCTTGATTTCATGCCGCTGTGGGGGCTTGCCTATCCGGGTGCAATTGAATTGGCGGAGCGCTTGCTCAGCTACGCCCCAAAAGACCTAAACCGAATCTTCTTCACCACTGGCGGTGGCGAAGCTGTTGAAACCGCTTGGAAAATCGCAAAGCAGTATTTTAAGCTGACCGGAAAACCAACCAAAACCAAAGTCATTTCCAGGATGACGGCTTACCACGGAACAAGTCACGGGGCTCTTTCGATCACCGGAATTGCAGCCATGAAGGCCGTATTTGAGCCGCTGGTTCCCTCAACTATTCGCGTTCCCAACACCAACTGGTATCGGAACTCCCACCTCCACGAGAGCGAGGAAGCCTTTGGAATATGGGCTGCCAACCGCGTTGAAGAGGCGATATTGATGGAGGGACCTGACACGGTTGCCGCTATCTTCGTGGAACCAATTCAGAACTCGGGCGGCTGCTTCACGGCCCACCCTGCCTACTACAAGCGGCTTCGTGAAATTTGCGATAAGTACGATGTGATTCTGGTCGCCGATGAAACTATCACCGGCTATGGCCGCTCCGGCGAGATGTTTGCGTGCCAAAGGTACGGAATTGAGCCCGACATGATGATTACAGCTAAGGCAATCACCTCGGGGGCGCAACCCCTGGGCGCGTTGTTTATGAAGGAGAAATTCTTCGAGCCCTACAAAGAGGGAACCACAATCCTGCCTCACGGCTACACCTTTGCGGCCCATCCGGTTGCCTGCGCGGTTGCCTTGGCAAACCTGGACATCTACGACAGAGAAAAGTTGGTGGATAACGTCCGAACCAACTCACCGATCTTCCGTAAGACACTGGAGAAGTTGTACGACCTCCCGATTGTGGGTGATGTGAGAGGCGATGGCTACTTCTTCGCCATCGAATTGGTCAAAGACCAGAAGACCAAAGAGACCTTCACCAAAGCTGAGTCAGAGAAGCTCCTCAGAGGGTTTTTGAGTAAGGCCTTGTATGACGCTGGTCTTTATGCCCGTGCTGATGACCGAGGCGATCCTGTTGTTCAGGTTGCTCCTCCGCTGACGATGGGTCCCAAGGACTTCGATGAAATGGAGCGCATAATTCGCCAGGTCCTGAAAGAGGCGTGGAAGCGAATCTAACATCCTCATCTGATTTGTAATCTGAGCGGGCGGGTGAAAAAGAGACGAGCTTGCCTTGCTTTCCGGCCACAAAGACAGCGCCGTTTACTGACAGGGATTCGGCGGTCCGATTCCAAGTTTCAGAGTGCGCAGGGCTCAGTTCCACACGTAAACCAAAATTTAGTGAATCCCGCTGGTCCAAAAGCCACGGCTGC
Proteins encoded in this window:
- a CDS encoding transaminase: MQAYGDRERLDNLFREENNRYILTHPASRENHEKALGPMVEGVPMIWMSKWPGPYPVYVEHAKGAHFTDVDGNMYTDFCLGDTGAMCGHAPDPTVKAVQNQIAKGSTFMLPTEDAIASASLLAERFGLPKWQFTLSATDANRHMLRYSRHVTGRSKIAIHDYCYHGTVDETFAVMDDAGNTVPRRDNVGKPIDLKETTVVIPFNDLEAAERAFATGEVAAMLMEPALTNIGIVLPQPGYLEGMQELCLKYDVIWILDETHTISAGPGGMTRKYNLQPDAVVLGKTIGGGVPVGAFGLTQELAMRIATSTNLESIDIGGVGGTLAGNALSMAAVRATLSEVLTPKAFERMEKLAELWVANVQQVIDEFELPWQVSRIGCRGEYSFRATAPITGREAADADDFELQQYLQLHAINRGILMTPFHNMALMSPATDEEDVAHHHAHFREAVEALYRD
- a CDS encoding ABC transporter ATP-binding protein — protein: MATDFVARGQDLELVGIRKEFPGFTAIENLDLKIPAGEFFALLGPSGCGKTTTLRIVAGLEEPTSGRVLIGGKDVTATKPHERPVNTVFQNYALFPHMTILENVAFGLRQRKVAEPLKKATESLALVELEHLAQRKPQQLSGGQQQRVALARALVNRPALLLLDEPLGALDLKLRRQMQVELKAIQMEVGLTFLHVTHDQEEAMDMADTVAVMNRGQIEQMGAPEALYDRPKTAFVARFLGQSNIFVGEVVEENSNTISISCNGQRIAAPKARSEKHSGKVALGVRPEKATFHEEKPDLNSDHNLVGPGEIIDIRFTGVSNQYLIDVPGFGDITVFAQNVGKSPVVELGAHVWVSWKVEHAFGLSDLPLKADNDEE
- a CDS encoding aminobutyraldehyde dehydrogenase gives rise to the protein MSIKQLKNFIGGQSVAAASGETSDVINPSTGQVYAHAAVSSAEDVNAAFEVAQKAFEEWGQTTPSERQLALFRIADALEARAKEAAEIESENTGKPLSTLVDYEIMPSVDQIRFFAGAARNLEGRSAGEYLRDHTSMIRREPIGVIGQVTPWNYPLNMATWKFAPAIAAGNTIVLKPSDTTPASTLLLAEIAAEFLPAGVFNVVTGNRDTGRAMIENGIPQMVSITGSVRAGMEVAKSAANDLKRVHLELGGKAPVIVFADADFAKAAAGIVAAGFFNAGQDCTAATRLLVQESAYDEFMVHLIAEVKASAKVGKPSEEDILFGPVNNVNQLERVKGFIDRLPDHARIETGGHQIGTEGYFMEPTVLSGLKQTDEHIQDEIFGPVITVQKFTDDAQALKWANDVKYGLASSVWTSNHSRAMRFAKHLDFGAVWINTHIPLVAEMPHGGFKHSGYGKDLSHYGFEDYTRLKHVMSYIGD
- a CDS encoding ABC transporter permease: MKFSLGKYLLPTYVALAFIFTLIPIAYTFVFSFNKVEKSNIVWKEFTFDNWLNMCDQPVVCEAFGNSVAIAIISTLISTALGTAIAIALGRYKFKGRAATNLLLFLPMATPEVVMGAGLAAQFLNVGISKGFWTIVVAHVMFTLSFVVVTVKARVATLDPRLEEAGRDLYANARQVFWRITFPLLLPGIMAAAMLSFALSFDDFIITQFNSGPETTFPKFVYTAAARGIPPEANVIGSLVFIIAIAIVMVVQVRASLRAKKLRS
- a CDS encoding Lrp/AsnC family transcriptional regulator; its protein translation is MSRMLRTRQSQLDEVSKQIIEQLQQDGRRSYSEIGKVVGLSEAAIRQRVQKLTESGVMQVVAVTDPMRLGFKRQAMIGIKCMGNATDVAEALTKFASVDYVVLTAGSFDVLAEVVCEDDEDLIQLLNSQIRALPGVISSETFVYLKLHKQFYSWGTR
- a CDS encoding ABC transporter permease — translated: MAFVALGQGSSAKKTELTNSSRVAFILLAPGMIYLGLFFLTPFVSLVITSLKTASMTGEIGMYDYAVQISNYAYAVDQYLPQILRSFAYALVATLMALLISYPIAYFIGVKARNKPLLQALLLTLVIAPFFISFLLRTFAWKQIFSNESPVTQFISSLGLLAEGQYIIGTDFAVIAGLTYNFIPFMTLPIYTSLERLDIRLVEAGADLYANPAKTFWKITFPLSLPGVISGTLLTFIPISGDYVSASRDFLGGSDTAMIGNVVEANFFRIQDYPTASALSVMLMAAIVILVSMYVRKSGTEDLL
- a CDS encoding ABC transporter substrate-binding protein, which codes for MNQGLPQDPMMRQLVQMARSKMLSRRAALLGLGGTATALTLASCSSGTESALTPAEDLSDSEKVLVWHNWPLYMDGEDDGSYPTLNRFTEQSGIKVEYMMEIDDNDTWYAKVKDQLALGTDPGFDVACPTNWLADRMIGLGYLQTMDNANMPNKVANLAPAYLGNANDPERTLSVPYQGIIGGIVYNKAMYKEATGKDAPTSIADVWAPELKGRVGLISEMRDSVGLTLLSQGVDITDPNSLTEDAFNAAVEFIAAQVSSGQIFNIKGNSYGEDLVNGNIIVALAWSGDTTILNFEVEEDRFGFVIPDTGSTISADTFVVPMGSAHKKNAEALINYYYDPVNAAELAAYVNYVTPVVGAKEEMMKLDPELAENPLIFPSEEFLANVHTFRALTGQEEQRFATAWQNVLLGA
- a CDS encoding aspartate aminotransferase family protein, whose translation is MAKEKSQKNPLAKLFGAKSKPGKSTRAPLALLEAKAKGKTISDKELQRSAKDHLWLHFTRHSPFQTGDMLIIERAEGHYLFDSKGNRVIDGLSGLFAANAGHGRQELADAAAKQMVQLDFMPLWGLAYPGAIELAERLLSYAPKDLNRIFFTTGGGEAVETAWKIAKQYFKLTGKPTKTKVISRMTAYHGTSHGALSITGIAAMKAVFEPLVPSTIRVPNTNWYRNSHLHESEEAFGIWAANRVEEAILMEGPDTVAAIFVEPIQNSGGCFTAHPAYYKRLREICDKYDVILVADETITGYGRSGEMFACQRYGIEPDMMITAKAITSGAQPLGALFMKEKFFEPYKEGTTILPHGYTFAAHPVACAVALANLDIYDREKLVDNVRTNSPIFRKTLEKLYDLPIVGDVRGDGYFFAIELVKDQKTKETFTKAESEKLLRGFLSKALYDAGLYARADDRGDPVVQVAPPLTMGPKDFDEMERIIRQVLKEAWKRI